From Pseudovibrio sp. Tun.PSC04-5.I4, a single genomic window includes:
- the prfB gene encoding peptide chain release factor 2 (programmed frameshift), which produces MRAEMEAIVDEIKQAISLLRRHLDWDTALVRLDELNALSEDPNLWNDPSNAQKLMRERQQLDDSISGVRKLEQDSVDNQELIEMGEMEDDRSVVEEAENALRVMLKQVNKLQLQSLLSGEADGNDTYIEINSGAGGTESQDWASMLLRMYRRWGEQHGYKVELMEYNDGEEAGIKSATLLIKGENAYGWMKTEAGVHRLVRISPYDSNARRHTSFASIWVYPAIDDSINIEINESDCRIDTYRASGAGGQHVNTTDSAVRITHKPTGIVVQCQNERSQHKNRATAWDMLRARMYEAELQRREELASKDAASKSDIGWGHQIRSYVLQPYQLVKDLRTGIESTAPQDVLDGDLDKFMEATLAHRAFGNAPASMEDLD; this is translated from the exons ATGCGCGCCGAAATGGAGGCCATCGTCGACGAAATCAAGCAGGCTATAAGCCTGCTGAGGAGGCATCTT GACTGGGACACTGCACTTGTCCGTTTAGATGAACTCAACGCTCTTTCCGAGGACCCTAACCTTTGGAATGATCCGTCGAATGCGCAGAAGCTAATGCGTGAACGTCAGCAACTGGATGACAGTATTTCTGGTGTTCGAAAACTTGAGCAGGATTCCGTCGACAATCAAGAATTGATTGAAATGGGCGAGATGGAGGATGATCGCTCTGTCGTTGAGGAAGCTGAGAACGCTCTAAGAGTCATGCTTAAGCAGGTCAATAAACTGCAGCTTCAATCGCTTCTTTCTGGCGAGGCCGATGGCAACGACACTTATATCGAGATCAACTCCGGTGCAGGTGGTACAGAAAGTCAGGACTGGGCCAGCATGTTGCTGCGCATGTATCGCCGTTGGGGCGAACAGCATGGCTACAAAGTTGAGCTGATGGAATACAATGATGGTGAAGAAGCTGGCATCAAGTCTGCTACTTTGCTGATCAAGGGTGAAAACGCTTATGGTTGGATGAAAACGGAAGCCGGTGTTCACCGTCTCGTTCGTATCTCGCCATATGATTCCAATGCCCGCCGACACACCTCGTTTGCATCTATTTGGGTGTATCCCGCTATTGATGACAGTATCAATATTGAGATTAACGAGAGTGATTGCCGTATTGATACTTACCGCGCATCAGGCGCTGGTGGTCAGCACGTGAATACCACTGACTCCGCTGTTCGTATCACCCATAAGCCGACAGGTATTGTGGTTCAGTGTCAGAATGAACGTTCTCAGCATAAAAACCGTGCAACTGCCTGGGATATGCTTCGGGCGCGCATGTATGAAGCTGAATTGCAGCGCCGCGAAGAGCTGGCCAGCAAGGATGCTGCGTCCAAATCCGATATCGGTTGGGGACACCAGATCCGCTCCTACGTTCTGCAGCCTTACCAGTTGGTGAAAGACTTGCGGACTGGCATTGAAAGTACTGCACCTCAGGACGTTCTGGATGGAGATCTGGATAAGTTCATGGAAGCAACGCTTGCACACCGTGCCTTTGGGAATGCACCTGCTTCGATGGAGGATCTGGATTAA
- a CDS encoding penicillin-binding protein 1A codes for MRLFLKFIGYLFGISVGLGLIAAAGLWIYLNDITKDLPDYTALKNYEPPVMTRVHAADGNLMYEFARERRLFIPIQAIPDRLKQAFISAEDKNFYDHMGIDPWGIGRALVTNLRNSGTGRRLVGASTITQQVAKNFLLTGEQKYERKIKEALLSLRIEQAFTKDEILELYLNEIYLGVGAYGVGAASLILFDKSVHELALEEIAYLAAVPKGPSNYHPYRYRDRAIERRNWVIDRMVENGYASVQEGIEAKAKPLNVKLRPTGNLVKGAEYFSEAVRRKLAAQYGEEKLYEDGFSVRTSLDPAMQKKARKALMDGLINFDRKRGKWRGPIGKVEITSSDWGPALYKVKTLNDVPEWKSAVVLSVSNQKAVVGLRPERLANRKLSTERVRADLSLSDMKWARVNGRSPRNVQEILNSGDVVYVQRLKSGKYELRQVPEVSGALVAMDPNTGRVLALIGGFSYAESQFNRATQAWRQPGSVFKPFVYAAALDNGYTPSSVVLDAPFELEQAGGQGVWRPQNYGGKYYGPSTLRTGIELSRNVMTVRLADDMGMDLVAEYARSFGIDDNMMPVLSMALGAGETTVMRMTTAYSMMANGGRRVTPTLIDRIQNRYGETIYQNDQLVCNTCSENQWGSQPEPVLIDTREQVLDPMTAYQITSMMEGVVQRGTATSVKAVGRPVAGKTGTTNDERDAWFVGFTPELTVGVFVGYDTPRKMGRGATGGQVAAPIFTAFMKDALKDDPPLEFRVPNGLNLLSINRRTGLRASAGAPGTILEAFKPGTSPPDSYSIIGFQDEIGVRQDISPEAGRAVMSGTGGLY; via the coding sequence ATGAGATTATTTTTGAAGTTCATTGGATATCTCTTTGGGATTTCAGTTGGTTTGGGGCTGATTGCAGCCGCAGGTCTGTGGATTTATCTCAATGATATAACCAAGGATTTGCCAGATTATACTGCGCTGAAAAATTACGAGCCGCCTGTCATGACTCGTGTGCACGCTGCTGACGGAAATCTCATGTATGAGTTTGCGCGCGAGCGTCGTTTGTTTATCCCTATTCAAGCAATTCCGGATCGCCTGAAGCAAGCCTTCATTTCGGCCGAAGATAAAAACTTCTACGACCACATGGGCATTGATCCCTGGGGTATTGGGCGTGCGCTTGTTACGAACCTGCGCAACAGTGGAACCGGACGCCGACTTGTTGGTGCGTCTACCATTACACAGCAGGTGGCAAAAAACTTCCTTTTGACGGGTGAGCAGAAATACGAGCGTAAGATCAAGGAGGCTCTCCTTTCTCTTCGTATCGAACAGGCATTTACCAAGGATGAAATTCTTGAGCTTTATCTTAACGAGATTTATCTGGGTGTTGGTGCTTATGGTGTTGGCGCAGCCTCTTTGATCCTCTTTGATAAATCAGTTCATGAGTTGGCACTTGAGGAAATCGCTTATCTTGCTGCCGTACCTAAAGGCCCGTCTAACTATCATCCTTATCGTTACCGGGATCGGGCGATTGAACGCCGTAACTGGGTTATCGACCGTATGGTTGAGAATGGTTACGCATCCGTTCAAGAAGGCATTGAAGCGAAAGCCAAACCACTTAACGTTAAGCTTCGCCCTACTGGAAACCTTGTTAAAGGCGCCGAGTATTTCTCTGAGGCGGTACGCCGCAAGCTTGCAGCTCAGTACGGTGAAGAGAAGCTTTATGAAGACGGGTTTTCCGTTCGAACGTCCCTTGACCCTGCCATGCAAAAGAAAGCTCGTAAGGCGTTGATGGACGGGTTGATTAATTTTGATCGCAAACGCGGCAAATGGCGGGGCCCGATTGGCAAGGTTGAGATTACATCTAGCGACTGGGGGCCAGCCCTCTACAAGGTGAAAACCCTGAATGATGTGCCTGAGTGGAAGAGCGCGGTTGTGCTTTCTGTCAGCAATCAAAAAGCTGTTGTTGGCCTTCGTCCAGAACGTCTTGCAAACCGCAAACTTTCAACTGAACGCGTACGTGCTGACCTAAGCCTGAGCGACATGAAATGGGCGCGGGTCAATGGACGTTCGCCGCGTAATGTTCAGGAAATATTGAATTCTGGTGATGTTGTTTATGTACAGCGACTGAAAAGCGGTAAATATGAGCTTCGGCAGGTACCGGAAGTGTCTGGTGCGCTTGTTGCTATGGATCCCAATACTGGTCGCGTTCTCGCGTTGATCGGCGGGTTCAGTTACGCCGAGAGCCAGTTTAACCGGGCAACGCAAGCATGGCGTCAGCCAGGATCTGTGTTTAAACCATTTGTATATGCGGCGGCTTTGGATAACGGTTATACACCTTCCTCGGTTGTTCTTGATGCGCCATTTGAGCTTGAGCAAGCTGGCGGGCAAGGTGTATGGAGACCGCAAAACTATGGCGGCAAATACTACGGCCCATCAACCCTTCGCACAGGTATTGAGCTGTCTCGTAACGTGATGACGGTTCGCCTTGCGGATGATATGGGTATGGACCTTGTTGCTGAATATGCGCGTAGCTTTGGTATCGATGATAATATGATGCCGGTTCTTTCCATGGCTCTTGGTGCCGGGGAAACGACTGTTATGCGGATGACAACGGCTTATTCCATGATGGCTAATGGCGGGCGCCGAGTGACACCAACATTGATTGACCGCATTCAAAACCGCTATGGCGAAACTATTTATCAGAACGACCAGCTTGTTTGTAACACCTGTAGTGAAAATCAGTGGGGCTCTCAGCCAGAACCGGTTTTGATTGATACACGTGAGCAGGTTCTGGACCCTATGACTGCTTACCAAATCACCTCTATGATGGAGGGAGTGGTGCAACGTGGTACGGCAACCAGTGTAAAAGCGGTTGGACGTCCTGTTGCAGGTAAAACCGGCACAACAAATGATGAGCGTGATGCATGGTTTGTTGGCTTTACTCCTGAACTTACGGTTGGTGTGTTCGTGGGTTATGATACGCCACGCAAAATGGGTCGCGGTGCAACGGGCGGTCAGGTCGCTGCGCCGATCTTTACAGCGTTCATGAAGGATGCTTTGAAAGATGATCCTCCATTGGAGTTTCGCGTTCCCAATGGTTTGAATCTGCTCTCTATCAACCGCCGTACTGGGTTGCGGGCCAGTGCAGGAGCTCCAGGCACAATCCTGGAGGCGTTCAAACCTGGGACATCTCCGCCAGACAGTTACTCGATCATTGGCTTCCAGGATGAGATTGGTGTTCGTCAGGACATCTCCCCGGAAGCCGGGCGAGCGGTTATGTCTGGTACGGGTGGCCTTTATTAA
- a CDS encoding N-acetylmuramoyl-L-alanine amidase codes for MGRVSLVFRFWVLSVCWIAFSFSMFALASNAARAQQAVSVVSDARVAGDLARTRFILDMNGEVGYNLSFLSHPYRLVIDLPSVAFEFPDGFLPKGRGLVRSWRYGAISKGRSRVVLDLNSAVALDKTFLLPGVQDQPTRLVIDLIESSEGAFDAAIGKTVTHSVPVGATASVSSKTDVKPEVKAAKSNLPVIVIDPGHGGVDSGAVGSNGTLEKAIVLNFGQFLKRKLEKLGYYQVYLTREEDRFISLGNRTTLARENGADLFISIHADSITAGAETTRGASIYTLSERASDRMAAALAKRENYSDVIGGVDFSDEPEEVTDILVELTRRETKNFSIHFARLVVEELKSATTVIKNPLRSAGFQVLKSHDVPSVLIELGFLSNNLDEKMLGSDEWRERVSDAIVQSTNSFFRAKIARQ; via the coding sequence TTGGGTCGTGTCAGTCTTGTTTTCCGGTTCTGGGTTCTCAGCGTTTGCTGGATTGCGTTTTCATTCTCCATGTTTGCGCTTGCATCGAATGCTGCTCGTGCGCAACAGGCCGTTTCTGTGGTGTCTGACGCACGGGTGGCCGGAGATCTGGCGAGGACGCGCTTCATTTTGGATATGAACGGTGAGGTGGGTTACAACCTGTCGTTTCTTTCTCATCCCTACAGGCTGGTCATCGACTTACCATCCGTTGCTTTTGAGTTCCCTGATGGATTTTTGCCGAAGGGGCGAGGTCTGGTTCGGTCTTGGCGTTATGGAGCGATCTCCAAAGGGCGATCCCGGGTGGTTCTGGATCTCAACTCCGCAGTGGCGCTGGACAAGACTTTCCTGTTGCCGGGCGTTCAAGACCAGCCCACCCGATTGGTGATTGACCTCATAGAATCGTCAGAGGGTGCATTCGATGCAGCTATTGGGAAAACCGTAACGCATTCTGTTCCTGTTGGAGCTACGGCTTCTGTGTCATCCAAGACGGATGTGAAGCCGGAAGTTAAAGCGGCCAAGAGCAACTTGCCTGTGATTGTGATTGACCCAGGACATGGTGGTGTCGATTCTGGTGCTGTTGGCAGCAATGGCACTTTGGAGAAGGCCATCGTCCTCAATTTTGGGCAGTTTTTAAAACGGAAACTGGAAAAACTTGGTTACTATCAGGTCTATCTTACCCGAGAAGAAGATCGTTTTATCTCTTTGGGAAATAGGACCACACTCGCCCGGGAGAATGGAGCTGATCTGTTCATTTCCATTCATGCCGATTCGATTACAGCGGGTGCTGAAACCACTCGAGGCGCCTCAATTTACACACTTTCTGAGCGTGCCTCGGATCGTATGGCTGCTGCTCTGGCGAAGCGCGAGAACTACTCTGATGTGATTGGTGGTGTCGATTTTTCTGATGAACCAGAGGAAGTTACGGATATTTTGGTAGAACTAACCCGCCGCGAAACAAAGAACTTTTCGATACATTTTGCGCGGCTGGTTGTTGAAGAACTTAAAAGCGCCACAACAGTCATCAAAAATCCCCTTCGCTCAGCGGGATTTCAAGTGCTTAAAAGTCACGATGTTCCTTCGGTGTTGATCGAGCTTGGATTTCTTTCCAATAATCTGGATGAGAAAATGTTAGGCTCTGATGAATGGCGGGAGCGTGTGTCGGATGCGATTGTTCAATCGACGAACAGTTTCTTTCGGGCGAAAATTGCACGGCAATAA
- a CDS encoding ribonuclease E/G, whose product MANKMLIDATHPEETRVTVVRGNRVEEFDFEAANRKQLRGNIYLAKVTRVEPSLQAAFVEYGGNRHGFLAFSEIHPDYYQLPKEDREALEAQLAAEAASNQRERDRREREEAKREAAIQKAAAAKAAEASEDVVAELIEAETSALEAEHEAEALANMDAPFQDDSVEDIQEDASDEATPAKTTAVKTVAPAVKAEAVANTEEPDQFESVGNEDAQEELPERPRRLRDNYKIQEVIKRRQLLLVQVVKEERGNKGAALTTYLSLAGRYSVLMPNTDRGGGISRKITKPTDRKRLKQVAGDLDVPNGMGVILRTAGASRTKAEIKRDFEYLLRLWENVRELTLDSAAPTLVYEEGSLIKRSIRDLYNKDIDQVMVAGEEGYREAKDFMRMLMPSHSKNVQPYREATPIFTRFGVEAQLDAMFSPQVTLKSGGYIVINQTEALVAIDVNSGKATREQNIEDTAQATNLEAAEEIARQLRLRDLAGLVVIDFIDMEENRNNRAVERRLKECLKSDRARIQVGRISHFGLLEMSRQRIRTGVLESSSVVCPHCHGSGIVRSVESVALHILRSLEDQLLRGSSHNLSLNTPNEVAMYILNQKRHHLMDLERRFGLEITILGDDTVTDLHFTLERGELATPSERTQPLSATVQPDTIYPAEEEEEDEIEEVEDEIVENQAEIVEIVEDKKSEDEDDEDGNDRRRRRRRRRRRTSNDRNETEQKDEPEATEEQPATEEAASEETVAEGPTAEELEDEEDRRRKRRRGRRGGRRSRRRNPDEENAEGSDESEDNADDQEAETPKAAAAEETPAEVTKAEAPAPVTPSETPVAVVEPAPEKTAAPAPEVQVEKAPVKATQPEKKQEEAPAKPAVESKPVAPIEAPKPTAEPVKVSAPEPVAEPVKAAAPEPKKEAPATVQDDAEVITQKAPANPETSTKPVVTSHKVVKGETVAVKGEEESPRRTGWWQRRSFF is encoded by the coding sequence ATGGCAAACAAGATGCTGATAGATGCGACCCACCCGGAGGAAACCCGGGTTACGGTCGTGCGTGGGAATCGGGTTGAGGAATTTGATTTTGAGGCAGCTAACAGAAAACAGCTGCGCGGAAACATTTACTTGGCGAAAGTCACAAGAGTAGAACCATCCCTTCAGGCGGCATTCGTCGAATACGGCGGCAACCGACACGGGTTCCTCGCATTCAGCGAAATCCACCCAGACTATTATCAGCTTCCGAAAGAAGATCGCGAAGCACTTGAAGCTCAGCTTGCTGCTGAAGCCGCTTCAAACCAACGTGAGCGTGACCGCAGAGAACGAGAAGAAGCAAAACGCGAAGCTGCGATTCAAAAAGCTGCTGCAGCAAAAGCTGCGGAAGCTTCTGAGGACGTTGTTGCTGAGCTCATTGAGGCAGAAACAAGCGCACTTGAGGCTGAGCACGAAGCTGAAGCACTTGCCAATATGGACGCTCCGTTCCAGGACGACAGCGTCGAAGATATTCAGGAAGACGCTTCAGATGAAGCTACTCCTGCAAAAACTACGGCTGTTAAAACTGTGGCTCCTGCTGTGAAAGCAGAAGCAGTTGCAAACACAGAAGAACCTGACCAGTTTGAAAGCGTGGGAAATGAAGACGCACAGGAAGAACTTCCTGAGCGCCCTCGTCGTCTGCGTGACAACTACAAAATTCAGGAAGTCATTAAACGCCGTCAGCTTCTGCTGGTTCAGGTTGTAAAAGAAGAGCGCGGAAACAAAGGCGCTGCTCTGACCACCTACCTGTCTCTCGCGGGCCGTTATTCTGTTTTGATGCCAAACACAGATCGTGGCGGCGGGATCTCCCGTAAAATCACAAAACCGACTGACCGTAAGCGTCTGAAGCAAGTTGCTGGTGACCTGGATGTGCCGAACGGCATGGGCGTTATCCTGCGCACCGCAGGCGCAAGCAGAACCAAAGCCGAGATCAAGCGTGATTTCGAATACCTTCTGCGCCTTTGGGAAAACGTCAGAGAGCTTACCCTTGATTCTGCAGCCCCTACCCTCGTTTACGAGGAAGGCAGCCTGATCAAACGCTCTATCCGCGATCTGTACAACAAAGACATCGACCAGGTGATGGTTGCTGGCGAAGAAGGCTACCGTGAAGCAAAAGACTTCATGCGTATGCTGATGCCTAGCCATTCCAAGAATGTACAGCCGTACCGCGAAGCCACACCGATCTTTACTCGTTTTGGCGTCGAAGCCCAATTGGATGCAATGTTCTCACCGCAAGTAACTCTAAAATCTGGCGGGTACATTGTCATCAACCAGACCGAAGCTCTGGTCGCGATTGATGTTAACTCCGGTAAAGCAACCCGCGAACAGAACATTGAAGACACCGCTCAGGCCACAAACCTTGAAGCTGCGGAAGAGATCGCTCGCCAACTCCGTCTTCGTGATCTGGCTGGTCTTGTCGTTATCGATTTCATCGATATGGAAGAGAACCGCAACAACCGCGCAGTTGAACGCCGTCTGAAGGAATGCCTCAAGTCTGATCGCGCACGCATTCAGGTTGGTCGCATCTCCCATTTCGGTCTTCTGGAAATGTCTCGTCAGCGTATTCGTACCGGCGTTCTGGAAAGCTCATCCGTTGTATGTCCACACTGTCACGGTTCAGGGATCGTTCGTTCTGTTGAATCAGTTGCGCTACACATCCTCCGCTCATTGGAAGATCAGCTGCTGCGCGGCTCCTCACACAATTTGAGCTTGAACACGCCGAATGAAGTGGCGATGTACATTTTGAACCAGAAACGTCATCATCTGATGGATCTGGAACGGCGCTTTGGTCTAGAGATCACCATCCTTGGTGATGACACCGTGACCGACCTGCACTTTACGCTTGAGCGTGGCGAGCTTGCGACACCAAGCGAACGCACCCAGCCACTATCTGCAACAGTCCAGCCTGATACGATCTACCCTGCTGAAGAGGAAGAAGAAGACGAGATCGAAGAAGTAGAAGACGAGATCGTTGAAAACCAAGCCGAAATTGTAGAGATTGTAGAAGACAAAAAATCAGAAGACGAAGATGATGAGGACGGGAATGACCGTCGCCGTCGCCGTCGTCGTCGTCGTCGCCGGACCAGCAACGACCGCAATGAGACTGAACAGAAAGACGAGCCAGAAGCGACTGAAGAACAGCCAGCTACAGAAGAAGCTGCCTCTGAAGAAACCGTTGCTGAAGGTCCAACTGCAGAAGAGCTGGAAGACGAAGAAGATCGTCGTCGCAAGCGCCGTCGTGGCCGTCGCGGTGGTCGTCGCTCGCGTCGCAGAAATCCTGATGAAGAGAATGCAGAGGGTTCAGACGAATCTGAAGACAATGCAGACGATCAGGAAGCTGAAACGCCAAAAGCTGCTGCTGCGGAGGAAACTCCTGCTGAAGTGACGAAGGCAGAAGCACCTGCTCCAGTTACTCCAAGTGAAACACCTGTAGCAGTTGTTGAGCCTGCACCAGAAAAAACTGCGGCTCCCGCTCCTGAGGTTCAAGTTGAAAAAGCACCTGTAAAAGCTACTCAGCCTGAGAAAAAACAGGAAGAAGCTCCAGCAAAACCTGCTGTAGAAAGCAAGCCGGTTGCTCCGATCGAAGCACCGAAGCCAACCGCTGAACCTGTGAAAGTATCGGCTCCAGAGCCTGTTGCCGAACCTGTAAAAGCTGCCGCTCCAGAACCAAAGAAAGAAGCGCCTGCAACTGTTCAGGATGATGCTGAAGTCATTACTCAAAAAGCTCCAGCCAACCCAGAGACATCAACCAAGCCAGTTGTTACATCACACAAAGTGGTGAAGGGTGAAACTGTTGCGGTCAAAGGTGAAGAAGAATCTCCGCGCCGCACCGGTTGGTGGCAGCGTCGTTCTTTCTTCTAA
- a CDS encoding aminotransferase class I/II-fold pyridoxal phosphate-dependent enzyme — translation MLTGSKRSEVLPFQAMEVLNAANKLEQSGEHVLHMEVGQPGAPIPDSVLRVAHEHLSSGRLGYTEAQGIPKLKQSISRYYQRNFGLEVPVERIFATTGSSAGFNLAFLAGFDPGDRIAITSPGYPAYRNIIEVLGLECVEIEVGPETRWSLTPELLEKAHREKPLKGVLVASPANPTGTMMSPQALKELVVACDVLDLWFISDEIYHGLAYDMEEETALRFTDKAIIVNSFSKYYCMTGWRIGWMVLPEVLVRPVERIAQSLYISPPELAQVTAAAAFDASEDYERIKAGYAANREILLEHLPQLGFDVLPVDGAFYVYAGVTKLTNDSMEFCQRMLAEIHIAATPGADFDLTRGHQFIRFSFAGQEDVVKLAVDRLKHWLK, via the coding sequence ATATTAACTGGATCAAAACGTAGTGAGGTCCTGCCTTTTCAAGCTATGGAAGTGTTGAATGCTGCAAATAAATTGGAGCAGTCGGGTGAGCACGTCTTACATATGGAAGTTGGACAACCTGGGGCTCCAATCCCTGACTCTGTATTGCGCGTCGCTCACGAACACTTATCTTCAGGGCGATTGGGTTACACAGAAGCTCAAGGCATTCCTAAGCTAAAGCAGAGTATTTCGCGGTACTATCAGCGAAATTTCGGACTAGAGGTTCCTGTTGAGCGAATCTTTGCAACTACAGGCTCGTCAGCTGGATTTAATCTGGCTTTTCTAGCGGGATTCGATCCTGGTGATCGGATTGCAATTACATCTCCCGGATATCCAGCTTATCGCAATATTATTGAGGTGTTGGGACTGGAGTGTGTGGAGATTGAGGTTGGACCTGAGACGCGCTGGTCATTGACGCCGGAGTTACTGGAAAAAGCGCATCGGGAGAAGCCGTTGAAGGGTGTGTTGGTGGCCAGCCCTGCCAACCCTACAGGGACAATGATGTCGCCGCAGGCATTGAAGGAGCTGGTTGTAGCGTGTGACGTACTGGATCTCTGGTTTATCTCAGACGAGATTTATCATGGGCTTGCCTATGATATGGAGGAGGAGACTGCGCTCCGATTTACAGACAAGGCAATTATCGTCAATAGCTTCTCCAAGTACTACTGCATGACGGGCTGGCGTATTGGCTGGATGGTTTTACCCGAGGTGCTGGTTCGGCCCGTTGAGCGGATTGCGCAAAGTCTTTACATCTCGCCGCCTGAGCTGGCGCAAGTGACTGCGGCAGCGGCTTTTGATGCCTCAGAGGATTACGAGCGGATAAAGGCGGGATATGCGGCCAATCGCGAGATCTTGTTGGAGCACCTTCCGCAACTTGGTTTTGATGTGCTGCCGGTTGATGGGGCGTTTTATGTGTACGCTGGTGTCACCAAGTTGACCAATGACTCGATGGAGTTTTGTCAACGGATGCTTGCCGAAATACACATTGCCGCGACACCGGGTGCGGATTTTGATCTGACGCGCGGGCATCAATTTATTCGATTTTCTTTTGCAGGGCAGGAAGATGTTGTCAAACTTGCTGTTGATCGCTTGAAACACTGGTTGAAGTAG
- a CDS encoding M48 family metalloprotease, translating into MQIRNCAMNRVFLPIKTQAKTIARHFLVTATALSLIVPSAAITPAQAQQKKGLPLVRDAEAEDLMREYAKPIFRAAGLPAGQVEIILVNDKSFNAFVPDSRRMFINLGVIMQAKTPSEVIGVIAHETGHIAGNHLVRMRQAAANAQIMSVIGMIIGAGAMAAGASTGNSSIARGGAAAAMGGGALGQRSFLSYRRSEESAADQAALRYLNRVGVTAKGMLTTFERMADQALFSARYVDPYALSHPMPRARFNALQTKAQKGKYFDKADSKQLQLKHDMVKAKLLAFTSHKNTVYRAYPEKDKSLPAQYARAIASMRSERPAKAVKKIDALIAKIPNYPYFYEIKGQALLEGGKPKSSIAPFRKALSLYPGNPQFEIWLGFAMVASNDKKHLKEAKKILSSALRKDKYSMTGYSQLAIANARLGDIAGADLATAQSHMARGDTRNAQRYAKRAQKKLKVGSPAWQQADDILSVKVFQGARR; encoded by the coding sequence GTGCAAATTAGAAACTGTGCTATGAACCGTGTGTTTCTTCCAATCAAAACACAAGCGAAAACAATCGCGCGCCACTTTCTTGTAACTGCGACCGCACTTTCACTTATTGTACCTAGCGCGGCTATCACGCCAGCTCAAGCTCAACAAAAGAAAGGCCTCCCGCTCGTTCGCGATGCAGAGGCCGAAGATTTGATGCGTGAGTACGCTAAACCAATTTTTCGGGCCGCCGGTCTTCCAGCCGGCCAAGTCGAAATTATCCTCGTCAATGACAAGAGCTTCAATGCGTTTGTTCCAGACAGCCGGAGGATGTTCATCAACCTCGGTGTGATCATGCAAGCGAAAACACCGAGCGAAGTCATCGGCGTTATCGCGCACGAAACCGGTCACATTGCCGGTAATCACCTTGTGCGTATGCGCCAGGCTGCAGCCAACGCACAGATCATGTCGGTCATTGGTATGATTATCGGCGCAGGCGCAATGGCAGCTGGCGCTTCAACGGGCAACAGCTCAATCGCACGTGGCGGCGCAGCTGCTGCCATGGGTGGCGGGGCCCTGGGCCAACGCAGCTTCCTGTCCTATAGGCGCTCAGAAGAATCAGCGGCTGACCAAGCTGCCCTGCGCTATCTTAACCGCGTTGGTGTGACTGCCAAAGGTATGCTGACAACCTTTGAGCGCATGGCCGATCAAGCCCTCTTCTCCGCTCGTTATGTCGACCCCTACGCCCTAAGCCACCCAATGCCTCGCGCGCGTTTTAACGCTTTGCAGACCAAGGCTCAAAAGGGTAAGTACTTCGACAAGGCCGATTCAAAACAGCTGCAACTGAAGCATGACATGGTCAAAGCAAAGCTTTTAGCCTTCACCAGTCATAAGAACACAGTTTATCGCGCCTACCCGGAAAAAGACAAAAGCCTGCCAGCGCAGTATGCCCGCGCAATTGCAAGCATGCGCTCCGAAAGACCGGCAAAGGCTGTCAAAAAAATTGACGCATTGATCGCCAAGATTCCAAATTATCCGTATTTTTATGAAATCAAGGGCCAGGCATTGCTTGAAGGTGGCAAACCAAAATCGTCTATTGCTCCCTTCCGGAAAGCTCTTTCCCTCTACCCCGGCAACCCGCAGTTTGAAATATGGCTTGGGTTCGCCATGGTTGCATCAAACGACAAAAAACATCTAAAGGAAGCCAAAAAGATCCTTAGCAGCGCCCTGCGAAAAGACAAATATTCCATGACTGGATATTCGCAACTCGCCATTGCAAATGCGCGCTTGGGAGATATTGCAGGAGCAGATTTGGCGACCGCTCAAAGTCATATGGCACGTGGAGATACCCGCAATGCACAACGCTATGCGAAGCGTGCTCAAAAAAAGTTGAAGGTTGGCTCGCCTGCTTGGCAACAAGCTGATGATATACTGTCAGTCAAAGTGTTCCAGGGAGCACGTCGTTAA